The following are encoded together in the Oryzias melastigma strain HK-1 linkage group LG17, ASM292280v2, whole genome shotgun sequence genome:
- the LOC112139416 gene encoding transcription initiation factor TFIID subunit 9, producing the protein MEVSWFLLLVSAAVLAAIFLLLVVCVDCSNQDPMAHIRQGSASEEDVSNSGFVIIHPRSTLPFLGGNPAHPSSVMLSPYPNADEVGLRPTTPTETESNPSYENSGTPPGRPESDPEETGYIIVLPENDPEKSRASMPCSDGQNSSSSSSDNLHEYVNVESPGSGNYLNVVPSPNNARSTPEPSCPSFSDDDDDDDDDDSNYVNQPPIHHS; encoded by the exons ATGGAGGTCTCCTGGTTCCTCCTCCTGGTGTCGGCCGCCGTCTTAGCCGCCATCTTCCTGCTCCTGGTTGTCTGTGTGGACTGCTCAAACCAAGACCCCATGG CTCACATCCGCCAGGGGTCAGCCTCAGAGGAGGACGTGTC GAACTCAGGATTCGTCATCATCCACCCAC GATCCACGCTGCCGTTTCTGGGTGGAAACCCCGCCCACCCCTCGTCCGTCATGCTGTCTCCGTA ccCGAATGCTGATGAGGTTGGATTGCGGCCCACCACCCCGACAGAAACCG AGAGCAACCCCAGCTACGAGAACTCAG GAACGCCTCCGGGGCGGCCAGAGAGCGACCCCGAAGAGACCGGATACAT AATCGTGTTGCCAGAAAACGACCCAGAAAAAAGCCGCGCCTCCATGCCCTGCTCAG ACGGGcagaactcctcctcctcctcctcagataATCTACACGAGTACGTGAACGTAG AGTCCCCTGGGTCTGGCAACTACCTGAACGTGGTTCCAAGTCCAAACAACGCAA GATCGACCCCTGAGCCGTCGTGTCCGAGCTTCAGCGACGATGACGACGACGACGATGACGACGATAGTAACTACGTGAACCAGCCTCCG ATCCACCACAGCTAG